One stretch of Lucilia cuprina isolate Lc7/37 chromosome 6, ASM2204524v1, whole genome shotgun sequence DNA includes these proteins:
- the LOC111679769 gene encoding pre-mRNA-splicing regulator female-lethal(2)D — MSVAAMTMDDQRPLMNSYDKMSKQYEQNLHNTTGGGAVVGGSGSLMVNNAGLLSGPASPTPSASEEPTTSHHNTHHASYHHTSHSHHHHHHHSHHTHQQQQQQPASRPASPPITQTHHQDTVAAAAAIAAAEQRQRLLEDEIESLKVEQTRLTQQCADAQRREKILMRRLANKEQEFQDYVSQIAEYKAAQAPSAVALRSALLDPAVNLLFDKLKKELKATKAKLEETQNELAAWKFTPDSNTGKRLMAKCRLLYQENEELGKMTSNGRLAKLETELAMQKSFSEEVKKSQSELDDFLQELDEDVEGMQSTILFLQQELKTTRDRIQILEKENYQLKTGLNTNATTDADEDATMKDEQSHENECPQDKDDKLAAVNGNNNFSHNTTPQQPANVNEQNLNTLETMDEPTCLRNNINNTTTSTTTAYFNGTEETPTEITHEGNGGAIGAKLRTVASRKRNYECDAALESSSMMHTPAVNVVASPRTLPPKKSKLRVAPVRRPSVQPIDENEMLITGNNHGNATILDNAVDGMANEECSSLNENMANNESSTTVVGNESGVVVAQRIMTRRRSVRLNGGSNGGDSNH; from the exons ATGAGTGTCGCTGCAATGACTATGGACGATCAGAGACCTTTGATGAACAGTTACGATAAAATGTCTAAACAATatgaacaaaatttacataatacaACCGGGGGTGGCGCAGTTGTGGGAGGTAGTGGTAGTCTAATGGTAAATAATGCTGGTCTTCTATCGGGACCAGCTTCACCCACACCATCGGCTTCAGAGGAACCCACTACATCCCATCACAACACCCATCATGCGTCGTATCATCATACGTCGCATTcgcatcatcatcaccatcatcattcGCATCATAcgcatcaacaacagcagcagcaaccgGCCTCAAGGCCTGCATCGCCACCTATAACACAAACGCATCATCAGGATACagttgctgctgctgccgcAATCGCTGCTGCTGAACAGCGTCAACGTTTACTCgaag ATGAAATTGAGAGTCTCAAAGTCGAGCAAACAAGACTCACACAACAATGTGCCGATGCCCAGAGACGCGAAAAGATACTCATGCGCAGATTGGCCAATAAAGAACAGGAATTTCAAGATTATGTG AGCCAAATAGCGGAATATAAGGCAGCCCAGGCTCCATCGGCCGTTGCCTTAAGATCAGCTTTATTGGATCCAGCTGTTAATTTGCTATTCGATAAACTCAAGAAAGAACTTAAAGCCACCAAAGCCAAATTGGAAGAAACACAAAATGAACTGGCAGCTTGGAAATTTACACCAGATTCTAATACAGGCAAACGTTTAATGGCCAAATGTCGTCTACTATATCAGGAAAATGAAGAACTAGGCAAAATGACCTCTAATGGTCGCCTGGCAAAATTAGAAACAGAACTGGCCATGCAAAAAAGTTTCAGCGAAGAAGTTAAAAAATCACAATCag AACTTGACGATTTTCTACAAGAGCTAGATGAAGATGTTGAAGGTATGCAAAGTACTATATTGTTTTTGCAACAAGAACTTAAAACCACCAGAGATCGCATACAAATCCTCGAAAAAGAAAACTATCAATTGAAAACAGGTCTGAATACAAATGCCACCACAGACGCCGACGAAGATGCCACAATGAAAGATGAACAAAGCCATGAAAATGAATGTCCACAAGACAAAGATGACAAATTAGCTGCAGTTAATGGCAATAACAATTTTAGCCACAACACTACACCACAACAACCTGCCAATGTAAACGAACAgaatttaaatactttggaaaCAATGGACGAACCAACATGCCTGCGTAATAATATCAATAACACAACGACCTCTACGACAACGGCATATTTTAATGGCACCGAAGAAACACCAACGGAAATCACACATGAGGGCAATGGTGGGGCCATAGGGGCAAAATTACGTACAGTAGCTTCGCGAAAACGTAACTATGAATGCGATGCCGCATTAGAAAGCAGCAGTATGATGCACACACCTGCCGTTAATGTTGTTGCCTCGCCCAGAACGTTGCCGCCCAAAAAATCCAAATTGCGTGTAGCTCCCGTACGTAGGCCGTCTGTGCAACCGATCGATGAAAATGAAATGCTCATTACCGGCAATAATCATGGCAATGCTACCATTTTAGATAATGCGGTAGATGGTATGGCCAA
- the LOC111679771 gene encoding tRNA pseudouridine(38/39) synthase, protein MSSKIVINKRVKGLPREELEKLSKNDLIDKIIQLEAYNFQLKNILNKKLNADGGGNETEQNEELLKELNELQTMQPNQANRLASVNKKDLEEDVAGDKKSKKRQFDFSKCAKRHVLMKFLYFGWDYQGFACQEDSNATIEHHLFKALTRCCLIESRATSNYHRCGRTDKEVSAFCQVISIDLRSKFPEDKQFEEESLRNEIDYCGLLNRILPKNIQCIAWMPLKTPVYSARFDCVARTYRYFFPKGDLNIESMQKACLLLQRHADFRNFCKMDVHNGVTNYMRNLQSASIHLCPNESEKQQTGYNMYYLQIKANAFLWHQIRCIMAVLILIGQEKEDPEVITELLDVEKNPCKPQYTPAIGLPLNLFNCEFRKKTCRKTNEELMAEEEDIIDSSPVHEDSSEEESDITKWIYNEENLQKLIENIQSEWSQFSIKATMIRTVLFELENTLQKEFQPQDIKTQVLLLQDCVKPRQYQKLLNRKRCESLENRIDHFVKKQRLILQTDHPSNK, encoded by the exons atgtcttcaaaaattgttattaataaacgTGTTAAAGGTTTACCGCGAGAAGAGTtggaaaaattatcaaaaaatgatttaattgataaaattatACAGCTAGAAGCATATAATTTTcaactcaaaaatattttaaataaaaaacttaatgcTGATGGTGGCGGTAATGAAACTGAACAAAATGAGGAGCTTCTAAAGGAGTTAAATGAACTGCAGACTATGCAACCCAATCAAGCAAATAGATTAGCAAGTGTTAATAAAAAAGACTTGGAGGAGGATGTGGCTGGtgataaaaaatcgaaaaaacgACAATTTGATTTCAGCAA ATGTGCCAAACGTcatgttttaatgaaatttttatattttggctGGGATTACCAAGGTTTTGCCTGTCAGGAAGATTCTAATGCTACTAttg AACATCATCTTTTCAAAGCCTTGACGCGCTGCTGTCTCATTGAATCCCGTGCCACTTCCAACTATCACCGTTGTGGCCGTACCGACAAAGAGGTTAGTGCCTTTTGTCAGGTAATTTCCATTGATTTACGCAGTAAATTTCCAGAAGATAAACAGTTCGAAGAGGAAAGTTTGCGTAACGAAATAGATTATTGTGGCTTATTAAATCGTATATtgccaaaaaatatacaatgcATAGCCTGGATGCCTTTAAAAACTCCGGTGTATAGTGCCAGATTTGATTGTGTCGCTAGGACCTATAGATATTTTTTCCCCAAAGGTGATTTGAATATTGAG tCTATGCAAAAAGCTTGTTTATTACTGCAAAGACATGCAGATTTccgcaatttttgtaaaatggatGTTCACAATGGTGTTACCAACTATATGCGTAACTTGCAATCAGCTAGCATTCATCTATGTCCTAATGAATCGGAAAAACAGCAGACCGGttataatatgtattatttacaaattaaagcaAATGCATTTTTATGGCATCAAATACGCTGCATAATGGCAGTCTTAATATTAATCGGCCAAGAAAAAGAGGATCCTGAGGTTATAACAGAACTATTGGATGTGGAAAAGAATCCTTg taAACCCCAATATACTCCCGCCATTGGTTTACCTTTAAATCTATTCAATTGTGAATTTCGTAAAAAAACATGTCGTAAAACCAATGAAGAATTGATGGCTGAAGAAGAGGATATAATAGATTCCTCTCCTGTGCATGAAGATTCTTCAGAAGAAGAATCAGATATTACCAAATGGATTTATAATGAGGAAAACTTGCAAAAACTTATAGAGAATATACAAAGTGAATGGTCTCAATTTAGCATAAA agCCACCATGATACGTACTGTTTTATTTGAATTGgaaaatactttacaaaaaGAATTCCAACCTCAGGATATTAAAACGCAAGTTTTACTACTGCAAGATTGTGTTAAACCGCGACAATATCAAAAGCTATTAAATCGCAAAAGATGCG aaaGTTTAGAAAATCGCATAgatcattttgttaaaaaacaacgtTTAATTTTACAAACCGACCATCcatcaaataaataa
- the LOC111679774 gene encoding putative mediator of RNA polymerase II transcription subunit 24 isoform X1, with the protein MRLFKTRKSIDTTHNPLASDSQTSNHSPVATCASKFTKSISGSSTISSSLPDLHDNSPVMILSCTNLSTSGTPNIAVSSSAHTTPPKSNDSMSPQQCSTPGIHYQAVQQNLNYSHSGRQTPSALSVASLNDAVLQRPASVHIFNHKANSLLLNYGGSSNDIAGPPTGQYQKYSQSTNNGTISRGLLGQHHRNTSSSSSCIYEKTNGAAGARNSIGGSLNITPNGCNNKQSNSLQLMGSNVFTWGKRMSRKLDILKRSDTHNTHKSHTDLRSLFHSPNHHNASSNNTNQCNNTPTHNSNNREGHYQSNTLKKCKSGPIETIKNREQQKNQSIKLQNKLEGTQHSASASSTPTHTSQTRPQTKAIKNFFHRIGSTGMLNHKSHNLVKAAEQPNNQASTASLYRSSSTSQLTTCSYVKCDDPSDGLNLANGQKRQSMSGLLKSGANLLNGSNGSIASAGIKSSSCDDIAKVGQVVITTTNSASEPSSATSPQNSGDPNSRRAAFPYAFLRSRLSVLPEENNGSVMKQPSLSSLHTLAEQQQQQQYLHVPNSPLPKHRNSTILPAVETDFNQLTDNLSIASSTPNHSVKMIYRNDSLTKRYSSDDSAIGNCSPMQQASQQSGGGSGDVSRNNSITSKDWEPLYQRLSSCLSSNESGYDSDGGNNITRLSNSLGISGGDTESIASGTLKRNSLISLTSSEGLGGGVMTSGGGSNALRSSSICSTMSGPVSLGGYNYDYETETIRRRFRQVKLERKCQEDYIGLVLSPKTVQTSNNEMQYRYLIVEIDTYGMAQKDGRLRLGDEIVNVNGNHLRGIQSFQEVQRLLSSFVDNCIDLVIAHDEVHTITDFYTKIKIDGSSAYGQKTEMESNPTQTDLYSSMQSLTADTPPPPPQSRNDYLARARKRLSYTQRTQSTDSINSYDLHSLQLALEHERDDDAESIASTSTINSAVDVTSPPSGPMPPSMPLMQHRRCSTPRHSMDASALEHLRRRARSSSGQRNLELTPMLYTNEYTPVYNNRSSSVSLATHTISDDEKWQLLNRKRCSEGAAIQTPLQPPQCGNRSASLSIETRKASLISQDSLEGATQAAQPFPARTHYTRNSINLSNSHYRSLRFAHSRLSSSRLSLFLQPNNTNNQAQTATTNANQQQQQQYTNNTTNNHNKTNANTNNHNQTNTNNNYSLHNDNTNSATPTITLANNVLDLEDDNVTSCGVSKRFQSSVNAQQQHQTDVTHDLNSTTTTKQLHQQMPPKYISNTTLTLNHLTKHNNHHQHQNNLNVPSSTTTNQSNASTTTTATVGNRTYLTPAMATPSAAMLQHHRPSLPVAKLTIRDEEMAEVIRASMSDGSRRGTPRVVTFFKGPGMKSLGFSIVGGRDSPKGNMGIFVKTVFPTGQAADDGTLQAGDEILEINGNSVQGMSHAETIALFKNVREGAIVLKLLRRRLQKAKSMGA; encoded by the exons ATGCGCCTATTTAAGACGCGCAAATCCATAGATACTACTCATAATCCTTTGGCATCGGATAGTCAAACCTCAAATCATTCACCAGTAGCAACATGTGCCTCGAAATTTACCAAATCAATAAGTGGTTCTTCTACCATATCATCGTCATTGCCCGATTTGCATGATAATTCACCCGTTATGATTTTAAGTTGTACGAATTTAAGTACCAGCGGTACTCCAAATATAGCAGTTTCCTCCTCAGCTCATACAACACCGCCCAAGAGTAATGATTCCATGTCGCCGCAACAATGTTCTACACCTGGTATACATTATCAAGCTGTTCAACAAAATCTTAATTACTCTCATAGTGGTAGACAGACACCATCGGCTTTATCTGTGGCCTCTTTAAATGATGCTGTCCTCCAGCGACCGGCCAGTGTGCATATTTTTAATCATAAGGCCAATtctttattgttaaattatgGTGGCAGTAGTAATGATATAGCCGGTCCACCAACTGgtcaatatcaaaaatattctcAAAGTACAAATAATGGCACAATATCGAGAGGTTTGTTGGGGCAACATCATCGTAATACCTCTTCGTCGAGTAGTTGTATATATGAAAAGACGAATGGTGCTGCTGGAGCAAGAAATTCTATTGGTGGTAGTTTGAATATAACACCGAATGGTTGTAATAACAAGCAAAGTAATTCTTTGCAATTAATGGGATCTAATG ttttcacTTGGGGTAAACGTATGAGCCGTAAACTAGACATCTTAAAACGCAGTGACACCCACAACACTCACAAGTCTCACACCGATTTACGCAGCCTCTTCCACTCGCCCAATCATCACAATGCCAGCAGCAATAACACCAATCAATGCAATAACACTCCCACACACAATTCCAACAATCGTGAGGGACACTATCAAAGCAATACCCTAAAGAAATGTAAATCTGGACCCATAGAAACGATTAAAAATCGTGAACAGCAAAAAAATCAaagtataaaattacaaaataaattggaAGGAACACAGCACTCTGCCTCAGCTTCTAGTACACCAACACACACGTCGCAAACGAGGCCGCAGACAAAGGCTATAAAGAATTTCTTTCATCGCATAGGATCGACAGGCATGTTAAATCATAAATCTCATAATCTGGTCAAAGCGGCGGAGCAACCAAATAATCAAGCATCAACAGCTTCTCTATATCGTAGTAGTTCAACGAGTCAGTTGACTACTTGTTCCTATGTGAAGTGTGATGATCCTAGTGATGGTTTAAATTTAGCTAATGGTCAAAAGAGGCAATCAATGAGTGGTTTGCTTAAAAGTGGAGCTAATTTGTTAAATGGCAGTAATGGTAGTATAGCCAGTGCGGGTATAAAGTCTAGTAGTTGTGATGATATAGCCAAGGTGGGACAAGTGGTTATAACAACAACTAACTCAGCATCAGAACCCTCTTCAGCCACCTCACCCCAAAACTCGGGAGATCCTAATAGTAGAAGAGCCGCCTTTCCTTATGCCTTTCTGCGCTCTAGACTATCCGTGTTACCAGAAGAAAATAATGGTTCGGTGATGAAACAACCTTCCCTCTCCAGTTTACACACTTTGGCcgagcaacagcagcaacaacagtatCTGCATGTACCCAATTCTCCTTTACCAAAACATCGCAATTCCACTATTTTACCTGCCGTCGAAACTGACTTTAATCAATTGACAGATAATCTCTCAATTGCTAGCTCTACACCAAATCATTCGGTAAAAATGATTTATCGGAATGATTCTTTAACGAAGCGTTATTCCTCGGATGATAGTGCTATTGGCAATTGCTCGCCCATGCAGCAGGCATCTCAACAGTCTGGCGGCGGCAGTGGTGATGTTTCACGCAACAACAGCATTACTTCCAAGGACTGGGAACCACTTTACCAAAGATTAAGTAGTTGTCTAAGTTCAAATGAATCGGGTTACGATAGTGATGGTGGCAATAATATCACACGCCTAAGCAATAGTCTTGGTATCTCCGGAGGAGATACAGAATCCATTGCTTCGGGTACTCTAAAAAGAAATTCCCTAATATCACTCACCTCATCGGAGGGTTTGGGAGGTGGAGTGATGACAAGTGGTGGCGGTAGTAATGCTTTGCGTTCGAGTAGTATTTGTAGTACTATGAGTGGTCCCGTTTCGTTGGGTGGCTATAATTATGATTATGAAACCGAGACTATACGTCGTCGGTTTAGACAGGTGAAATTGGAGAGAAAATGCCAAGAGGACTATATAGGTTTGGTACTATCGCCCAAAACTGTACAAACCAGCAATAATGAAATGCAATATAGATATTTGATTGTCGAAATAGATACGTATGGTATGGCTCAAAA AGATGGCCGCCTTCGTTTGGGAGACGAAATTGTCAATGTTAATGGCAATCATTTACGTGGCATACAATCGTTCCAGGAGGTACAACGTTTACTAAGCTCCTTTGTCGACAATTGCATTGATTTGGTTATAGCCCACGATGAGGTTCATACTATAACggatttttatactaaaatcaaAATTGATGGCTCTTCAGCTTATGGGCAAAAAACAGAAATGGAATCAAATCCAACACAAACTGATTTGTATAGTTCTATGCAATCTCTAACAGCGGACACGCCACCACCACCGCCTCAATCAAGAAATGATTATTTGGCTCGAGCTAGAAAACGTTTAAGTTATACACAACGCACCCAAAGTACCGACAGTATCAATAGCTATGATTTGCATAGTTTACAGTTGGCTTTGGAACATGAACGAGATGATGATGCCGAGTCTATAGCTAGTACTTCTACCATTAACTCAGCCGTGGATGTTACTTCACCGCCCAGTGGACCAATGCCCCCTTCCATGCCTTTAATGCAGCACAGAAGATGTTCCACTCCACGACATTCTATGGATGCCTCTGCTTTGGAACATTTAAGACGTCGTGCCCGTTCTTCTTCAGGTCAGCGCAATTTGGAATTAACCCCTATGCTTTACACAAACGAATACACTCCGGTCTATAACAATCGTTCGTCTAGTGTTTCTCTAGCTACGCACACGATAAGCGATGATGAGAAATGGCAATTGTTGAATCGTAAACGCTGTTCAGAGGGCGCCGCGATACAGACACCCCTACAGCCGCCTCAGTGTGGTAATCGTAGTGCTTCTTTAAGTATAGAAACTCGCAAAGCTAGTCTCATAAGTCAAGATAGTTTGGAGGGTGCTACACAAGCAGCACAACCCTTCCCAGCACGCACTCACTATACCCGCAATTCAATAAATCTCTCAAATTCGCATTATCGTTCGTTGCGTTTTGCACACTCTCGCCTTAGTTCGTCACGTTTAAGTTTATTTCTGCAGccaaataatactaataatcaagctcaaacagcaacaacaaatgctaaccaacaacaacaacaacaatacaccaataatacaacaaataatcataataagACTAATGCTAATACTAATAATCACAACCAAacaaacaccaacaacaattaTTCCCTTCATAATGATAACACCAACTCTGCCACACCTACAATAACTTTAGCTAATAATGTCCTTGATTTAGAGGATGACAACGTTACTAGTTGTGGTGTTAGTAAACGTTTTCAATCGTCTGTAAATGCTCAACAACAGCATCAAACGGATGTTACACATGATCTCAatagtacaacaacaacaaaacaattgcACCAACAAATGCCACCAAAATATATAAGTAATACTACTTTAACCTTAAATCATTTAACCAAACACaataatcatcatcaacatcaaaataatttaaatgttcctTCATCCACTACAACAAATCAATCTAATGCTTCAACCACTACTACAGCAACAGTGGGTAATCGGACATATTTAACACCGGCTATGGCTACACCATCAGCAGCCATGCTACAACATCATCGTCCCTCATTACCCGTGGCCAAACTAACAATTAGAGATGAAGAAATGGCTGAGGTAATCAGAGCCTCAATGAGTGATG GCTCCCGACGCGGTACTCCTAGAGTTGTGACATTCTTTAAGGGACCTGGCATGAAATCTTTAGGTTTTAGTATTGTTGGCGGTCGTGATTCACCTAAAGGTAACATGGGCATTTTTGTTAAGACTGTATTCCCTACGGGACAGGCAGCAGATGATGGCACATTGCAAGCTg gcgatgaaattttagaaatcaATGGCAATTCAGTACAAGGTATGAGTCATGCCGAAACTAtagcattatttaaaaatgttcgagAGGGTGCTATAGTTCTAAAACTACTAAGAAGAAG ACTACAAAAGGCTAAATCAATGGGGGCTTAA
- the LOC111679774 gene encoding putative mediator of RNA polymerase II transcription subunit 24 isoform X2, which translates to MRLFKTRKSIDTTHNPLASDSQTSNHSPVATCASKFTKSISGSSTISSSLPDLHDNSPVMILSCTNLSTSGTPNIAVSSSAHTTPPKSNDSMSPQQCSTPGIHYQAVQQNLNYSHSGRQTPSALSVASLNDAVLQRPASVHIFNHKANSLLLNYGGSSNDIAGPPTGQYQKYSQSTNNGTISRGLLGQHHRNTSSSSSCIYEKTNGAAGARNSIGGSLNITPNGCNNKQSNSLQLMGSNVFTWGKRMSRKLDILKRSDTHNTHKSHTDLRSLFHSPNHHNASSNNTNQCNNTPTHNSNNREGHYQSNTLKKCKSGPIETIKNREQQKNQSIKLQNKLEGTQHSASASSTPTHTSQTRPQTKAIKNFFHRIGSTGMLNHKSHNLVKAAEQPNNQASTASLYRSSSTSQLTTCSYVKCDDPSDGLNLANGQKRQSMSGLLKSGANLLNGSNGSIASAGIKSSSCDDIAKVGQVVITTTNSASEPSSATSPQNSGDPNSRRAAFPYAFLRSRLSVLPEENNGSVMKQPSLSSLHTLAEQQQQQQYLHVPNSPLPKHRNSTILPAVETDFNQLTDNLSIASSTPNHSVKMIYRNDSLTKRYSSDDSAIGNCSPMQQASQQSGGGSGDVSRNNSITSKDWEPLYQRLSSCLSSNESGYDSDGGNNITRLSNSLGISGGDTESIASGTLKRNSLISLTSSEGLGGGVMTSGGGSNALRSSSICSTMSGPVSLGGYNYDYETETIRRRFRQVKLERKCQEDYIGLVLSPKTVQTSNNEMQYRYLIVEIDTYGMAQKDGRLRLGDEIVNVNGNHLRGIQSFQEVQRLLSSFVDNCIDLVIAHDEVHTITDFYTKIKIDGSSAYGQKTEMESNPTQTDLYSSMQSLTADTPPPPPQSRNDYLARARKRLSYTQRTQSTDSINSYDLHSLQLALEHERDDDAESIASTSTINSAVDVTSPPSGPMPPSMPLMQHRRCSTPRHSMDASALEHLRRRARSSSATVGNRTYLTPAMATPSAAMLQHHRPSLPVAKLTIRDEEMAEVIRASMSDGSRRGTPRVVTFFKGPGMKSLGFSIVGGRDSPKGNMGIFVKTVFPTGQAADDGTLQAGDEILEINGNSVQGMSHAETIALFKNVREGAIVLKLLRRRLQKAKSMGA; encoded by the exons ATGCGCCTATTTAAGACGCGCAAATCCATAGATACTACTCATAATCCTTTGGCATCGGATAGTCAAACCTCAAATCATTCACCAGTAGCAACATGTGCCTCGAAATTTACCAAATCAATAAGTGGTTCTTCTACCATATCATCGTCATTGCCCGATTTGCATGATAATTCACCCGTTATGATTTTAAGTTGTACGAATTTAAGTACCAGCGGTACTCCAAATATAGCAGTTTCCTCCTCAGCTCATACAACACCGCCCAAGAGTAATGATTCCATGTCGCCGCAACAATGTTCTACACCTGGTATACATTATCAAGCTGTTCAACAAAATCTTAATTACTCTCATAGTGGTAGACAGACACCATCGGCTTTATCTGTGGCCTCTTTAAATGATGCTGTCCTCCAGCGACCGGCCAGTGTGCATATTTTTAATCATAAGGCCAATtctttattgttaaattatgGTGGCAGTAGTAATGATATAGCCGGTCCACCAACTGgtcaatatcaaaaatattctcAAAGTACAAATAATGGCACAATATCGAGAGGTTTGTTGGGGCAACATCATCGTAATACCTCTTCGTCGAGTAGTTGTATATATGAAAAGACGAATGGTGCTGCTGGAGCAAGAAATTCTATTGGTGGTAGTTTGAATATAACACCGAATGGTTGTAATAACAAGCAAAGTAATTCTTTGCAATTAATGGGATCTAATG ttttcacTTGGGGTAAACGTATGAGCCGTAAACTAGACATCTTAAAACGCAGTGACACCCACAACACTCACAAGTCTCACACCGATTTACGCAGCCTCTTCCACTCGCCCAATCATCACAATGCCAGCAGCAATAACACCAATCAATGCAATAACACTCCCACACACAATTCCAACAATCGTGAGGGACACTATCAAAGCAATACCCTAAAGAAATGTAAATCTGGACCCATAGAAACGATTAAAAATCGTGAACAGCAAAAAAATCAaagtataaaattacaaaataaattggaAGGAACACAGCACTCTGCCTCAGCTTCTAGTACACCAACACACACGTCGCAAACGAGGCCGCAGACAAAGGCTATAAAGAATTTCTTTCATCGCATAGGATCGACAGGCATGTTAAATCATAAATCTCATAATCTGGTCAAAGCGGCGGAGCAACCAAATAATCAAGCATCAACAGCTTCTCTATATCGTAGTAGTTCAACGAGTCAGTTGACTACTTGTTCCTATGTGAAGTGTGATGATCCTAGTGATGGTTTAAATTTAGCTAATGGTCAAAAGAGGCAATCAATGAGTGGTTTGCTTAAAAGTGGAGCTAATTTGTTAAATGGCAGTAATGGTAGTATAGCCAGTGCGGGTATAAAGTCTAGTAGTTGTGATGATATAGCCAAGGTGGGACAAGTGGTTATAACAACAACTAACTCAGCATCAGAACCCTCTTCAGCCACCTCACCCCAAAACTCGGGAGATCCTAATAGTAGAAGAGCCGCCTTTCCTTATGCCTTTCTGCGCTCTAGACTATCCGTGTTACCAGAAGAAAATAATGGTTCGGTGATGAAACAACCTTCCCTCTCCAGTTTACACACTTTGGCcgagcaacagcagcaacaacagtatCTGCATGTACCCAATTCTCCTTTACCAAAACATCGCAATTCCACTATTTTACCTGCCGTCGAAACTGACTTTAATCAATTGACAGATAATCTCTCAATTGCTAGCTCTACACCAAATCATTCGGTAAAAATGATTTATCGGAATGATTCTTTAACGAAGCGTTATTCCTCGGATGATAGTGCTATTGGCAATTGCTCGCCCATGCAGCAGGCATCTCAACAGTCTGGCGGCGGCAGTGGTGATGTTTCACGCAACAACAGCATTACTTCCAAGGACTGGGAACCACTTTACCAAAGATTAAGTAGTTGTCTAAGTTCAAATGAATCGGGTTACGATAGTGATGGTGGCAATAATATCACACGCCTAAGCAATAGTCTTGGTATCTCCGGAGGAGATACAGAATCCATTGCTTCGGGTACTCTAAAAAGAAATTCCCTAATATCACTCACCTCATCGGAGGGTTTGGGAGGTGGAGTGATGACAAGTGGTGGCGGTAGTAATGCTTTGCGTTCGAGTAGTATTTGTAGTACTATGAGTGGTCCCGTTTCGTTGGGTGGCTATAATTATGATTATGAAACCGAGACTATACGTCGTCGGTTTAGACAGGTGAAATTGGAGAGAAAATGCCAAGAGGACTATATAGGTTTGGTACTATCGCCCAAAACTGTACAAACCAGCAATAATGAAATGCAATATAGATATTTGATTGTCGAAATAGATACGTATGGTATGGCTCAAAA AGATGGCCGCCTTCGTTTGGGAGACGAAATTGTCAATGTTAATGGCAATCATTTACGTGGCATACAATCGTTCCAGGAGGTACAACGTTTACTAAGCTCCTTTGTCGACAATTGCATTGATTTGGTTATAGCCCACGATGAGGTTCATACTATAACggatttttatactaaaatcaaAATTGATGGCTCTTCAGCTTATGGGCAAAAAACAGAAATGGAATCAAATCCAACACAAACTGATTTGTATAGTTCTATGCAATCTCTAACAGCGGACACGCCACCACCACCGCCTCAATCAAGAAATGATTATTTGGCTCGAGCTAGAAAACGTTTAAGTTATACACAACGCACCCAAAGTACCGACAGTATCAATAGCTATGATTTGCATAGTTTACAGTTGGCTTTGGAACATGAACGAGATGATGATGCCGAGTCTATAGCTAGTACTTCTACCATTAACTCAGCCGTGGATGTTACTTCACCGCCCAGTGGACCAATGCCCCCTTCCATGCCTTTAATGCAGCACAGAAGATGTTCCACTCCACGACATTCTATGGATGCCTCTGCTTTGGAACATTTAAGACGTCGTGCCCGTTCTTCTTCAG CAACAGTGGGTAATCGGACATATTTAACACCGGCTATGGCTACACCATCAGCAGCCATGCTACAACATCATCGTCCCTCATTACCCGTGGCCAAACTAACAATTAGAGATGAAGAAATGGCTGAGGTAATCAGAGCCTCAATGAGTGATG GCTCCCGACGCGGTACTCCTAGAGTTGTGACATTCTTTAAGGGACCTGGCATGAAATCTTTAGGTTTTAGTATTGTTGGCGGTCGTGATTCACCTAAAGGTAACATGGGCATTTTTGTTAAGACTGTATTCCCTACGGGACAGGCAGCAGATGATGGCACATTGCAAGCTg gcgatgaaattttagaaatcaATGGCAATTCAGTACAAGGTATGAGTCATGCCGAAACTAtagcattatttaaaaatgttcgagAGGGTGCTATAGTTCTAAAACTACTAAGAAGAAG ACTACAAAAGGCTAAATCAATGGGGGCTTAA